In Plasmodium gaboni strain SY75 chromosome 14, whole genome shotgun sequence, one genomic interval encodes:
- a CDS encoding hypothetical protein (conserved Plasmodium protein, unknown function) produces MNYIERNKIETIYTDDYTDFTRLSDFEIFTKDILVSLKKLNILETKRKYEEKYAFINNEKREKPLAPLSLIITVDDTCNFLKKSIKKEYGVKLNYVYYPYNKCQKIIPFDNNNNNNINNNNNNNNNNNNNSNSSNNIHNCNNSNNNNDAGSSFYNKNVSIVNSFYCLHGNLNCSEITLFPARTFPIQRFFFVNEYVELEITDKINGEEEQCINIDQFSISNLILNSLKLALSELDISLPTFVIIDKNAHVYQGHFYTSDYTYYKCINPFKPNHKYSIMSDDYKEVNKSLQNFTCNNNYEKENNYISIYKGVGFEVNYHSFKYYNYFKSFTFDHLVALFCLFLHLSNIKGRNIYNINVHLKNIYLIDKPHVCYNNWKGFNIKNKNYYLLKNKVIGKEKNKCNHHKNNNHKMKKKTNIFKKYYLFHNKKNNQEASIYFLNHIYNFIKKNKYYGKKVYLCYYTNSVKDNYDMMINSIEKKEYNEYEQKRRADEAKEKGNNASQNKKEIIHNEKEIIREEIGTVTHYLYNVKNNFCKPTYDKNERRKIILTNILSDDEEDNMSDNIFYYSSPYNNYPLSNNEHIKMKKKRTTYEDINRLYNNLRSHKNIPKNESNLFLSIYVLNFISNMQHKILDTNESEKKNIMNTWKIRFINNDKYKGRNSYLLKNILKLYHNELVDLKKKISDKYSNDYNSDQQHNEQNNEQNNERYSEKHNEQNNEQNNEQNNEQNNEQNNEQNNEQNNEQNNEQNNEQNNNNNGDNNYDNIYDNDMSFQNYLVQNICMKNSEWLRDSNISSFSCFNIEDDSTRYYIDKILNNMFSNNKKNIYEWNDNNNNNNNNNYYYNHNNKPWKNSKWSKGKFVYDDEINNILNNSYLKKNNYHESFYTHEILAHNNIGINDVSNVHKTIFDASHKYDNVYSISQNNNAYSGGYNNAYNSGYNNAYNNAYNNAYNNVYKNSGCSTVITNNNNNIYNVNNNVYNNNNIYNNNNNIYNNSNIYNNSNIYNNSNIYNNSNIYNNSNIYNNNIYNNNIYNNNICNNNIYNNNIYNNNIYNNNIYNSNNNSSIYNNTHNNDIYSMYDGFYFFLSNNKSPHFLKKNLLYRKPRNKKEYLDLKKKCWKKKKAEEKLQQIIKDFLMIKEKYFLCHKEEKIVILFFYLISHSSNIKTVYYIWNQFFDNLRMKYENGEYIFNDYLYLSYGPLNIYSYSCSLLSQYIKALNISTQQFKINEMKNQVKNKNSQSCSYLESDDNSSLINENSNVDSYSNINDNETNTSISHNNNSNNNINSNNNSNNYSNINNNSNNNSNNNININNNSNNNINNNSNNNNNINKSCSSSTVARKNISDENIFYSCELNDAAWKKNINKNDSLSNHEMEYMKGSTDSLVKNEVCLNSEHDNDSNHNNTNNNINNNNNNNSNFVYYNNNVHFNNSNNTCVAVYNDSSHNINTIDHIKNCKDNNNVSNTLPLTIRNCKKKKLLISNFFPYPLNNMELFISKNNVGTRNVNDQDDMITLIYEMLQMKNKDTYHFNDFLKWYKINIGKLYTSEQVLKYCYNCIKYSHFINIDIYYIKEKYKEIKRKYYSYDDYLKNMFNYVKDNFDQIKKRKCPFNTFFVGELNLDNLLNMSILDILENSFKVFFISYLDSILNSKLIYVRKIQDVLAKMFHIIKKFHRKKKKKDNKFLKSLMAANNKCTNSQLGNSKINDNIINNDLFMNFREGNNNIYICPMKDYFKNKYKSNDDSNINDDGNNNDNNNNDDSNNNDNCNNKDDSNNNDDSNNNDDSNNNNNNIIYNNTQDRHPFNKGEENCPEHKCTSELNKKEYFHSWKKSIHTLKNNSEKNSSDDNNIDINSNERRSKYSHSFNINKEENYFKKFCVNPERKQKKIPYTDMNFSTAIKKIYKRRYQMIFNKKLFYLFQKCEELFNKGIWLFKIFNNTLNEKKIFKIINMILESEEKEILIKPKYEKYFYNFIKNVSLNDNKNIYDKKLNNASKFQRLNKTISARNFHRTMKSKHNKDIINNDAYHPNFATSLKSKKNETMLLSSQSNQENNMLNKDKLSLLLHSNNKKQNIQECIIDYVDYNFHSQMYNSPTRMYCSVNQMDTTVSFIKTPSFL; encoded by the exons atgaattatatagaaAGGAATAAAATAGAAACGATTTATACGGATGATTATACAGATTTTACACGACTTAGTGattttgaaatatttacTAAAGATATTTTAGTAAGtttaaagaaattaaatatattagaaactaaaagaaaatatgaagaaaaatatgcttttataaataatgagAAAAGAGAAAAACCGTTAGCTCCTTTATCATTAATAATAACGGTAGATGACACATGtaactttttaaaaaaaagtattaaGAAAGAATATGGtgtaaaattaaattatgtatattacccatataataaatgtcAAAAAATTATACCCTTTgataacaataataacaataatatcaacaacaacaataataataataataataataacaataatagTAACAGTAGTAACAATATTCataattgtaataatagtaataataataatgatgcAGGTTcttcattttataataaaaatgttagtattgttaattcattttattGTTTACATGGAAACCTGAACTGTTCAGAAATAACCTTGTTCCCAGCCCGTACCTTTCCAATACAGCGATTTTTTTTCG TTAATGAATATGTAGAACTTGAAATCACAGATAAAATTAATGGAGAAGAAGAACAGTGCATAAATATTGATCAGTTTTCAATCAgtaatttaattttaaacAGTTTAAAATTAGCTTTAAGCGAGTTAGATATTTCTTTACCGACATTTGTTATAATTGATAAGAATGCACATGTATATCAAGGCCATTTTTATACTAGTGATTATACTTATTATAAGTGCATAAATCCTTTTAAACCTAATCATAAATATAGTATAATGAGTGATGATTATAAAGAAGTTAATAAAAGTCTTCAGAATTTTActtgtaataataattatgaaaaagaaaataattatatatctatttaTAAAGGTGTTGGTTTTGAAGTAAATTATcattcttttaaatattataattattttaaatcATTTACGTTCGACCATTTAGTAGcattattttgtttatttttacatttatctaatataaaaggtagaaatatatataatattaatgttcatttgaagaatatatatttaattgaTAAACCGCATGtttgttataataattgGAAAGgttttaatataaaaaataaaaactattatttattaaagaATAAAGTAATTggaaaagaaaagaataaatgtaatcatcataaaaataataatcataaaatgaaaaagaaaacaaatatttttaaaaaatattatttgtttcataataaaaagaataatcAAGAAGCAtctatttattttttaaatcatatatataattttattaaaaaaaacaaatattatGGGAAGAAGGTATATCTGTGTTATTATACTAATAGTGTGAAAGATAATTATGATATGATGATAAATTCgatagaaaaaaaagaatataatgaatatgaaCAGAAAAGAAGAGCAGATGAAGCCAaagaaaaaggaaataaCGCAAgtcaaaataaaaaagaaataatacataatGAAAAGGAAATAATTAGAGAAGAAATAGGTACTGTTActcattatttatataatgtaaaaaataatttttgtaaacctacatatgataaaaatgaacgtagaaaaattatattaacaaatattttatcagatgatgaagaagataatatgtctgataatattttttattattcttcaccatataataattatcctttatcaaataatgaacatataaaaatgaaaaagaaaagaacaacatatgaagatattaacagattatataataatttaagaagtcataaaaatataccaaaaaatgaaagtaatttatttttgtctatatatgtattaaattttattagTAATATGCAACACAAAATTTTAGATACTAATGAaagtgaaaaaaaaaatataatgaatacGTGGAAAATCAgatttataaataatgataaatataaaggaAGAAATAGTTatttgttaaaaaatattttaaaattatatcataaCGAATTAGTggatttaaaaaaaaaaattagtGACAAATATAGTAACGATTATAATAGTGACCAACAACATAATGAACAAAACAATGAACAGAATAATGAAAGATATAGTGAAAAACATAACGAACAAAATAACGAACAAAATAATGAGCAAAATAACGAACAAAATAACGAACAAAATAACGAACAAAATAACGAGCAAAATAACGAACAAAATAACgaacaaaataatgaacaaaataataataacaatgGTGATAATAACTATGATAACATTTATGATAATGATATGTCTTTTCAGAATTATTTAGttcaaaatatatgtatgaaaAATTCCGAATGGTTAAGAGATAGTAATATATCATCTTTTAGCTGTTTCAATATAGAAGATGATTCAACaagatattatattgataaaattttgaataatatgtttagtaataataaaaaaaatatatatgaatggaatgataataacaataacaacaataataataattattattataatcataataataaaccGTGGAAAAATAGTAAGTGGAGTAAGGGTAAATTTGTTTATGACgatgaaataaataatatattgaataattcatatttaaaaaaaaataattatcatgAATCTTTTTATACTCATGAAATTTTAGcacataataatataggAATTAATGATGTTAGTAATGTACATAAAACTATATTTGATGCATCAcataaatatgataatgTATATTCTATATCACAGAATAATAATGCATATAGTGGTGGATATAATAATGCATATAATAGTGGATATAATAATGCATATAATAATGCATATAATAAtgcatataataatgtttaCAAAAATAGTGGATGTTCTACTGTCATcacaaataataataataatatatataatgttaataataacgtttataataataataatatttataataataataataatatttataataatagtaatatttataataatagtaatatttataataatagtaatatttataataatagcaatatttataataatagtaatatttataataacaatatttataataacaatatttataataacaatatttgtaataacaatatttataataacaatatttataataacaatatttataataacaatatttataatagtaataataatagtagtaTTTATAACAATACTCATAACaatgatatatatagtatGTATGATggtttttattttttcttaagtaataataagagccctcattttttaaaaaaaaatttattatacaGGAAACCAAGGAACAAGAAAGAATATTtagatttaaaaaaaaaatgttggaaaaaaaaaaaggcagaagaaaaattgcaacaaattataaaagATTTTCTAATGATCAAAgagaaatattttttatgtcataaggaagaaaaaattgttatattatttttttatttaataagTCATTCaagtaatataaaaacagtatattatatatggaatcaattttttgataatttaagaatgaaatatgaaaatggagaatatatatttaatgattatttatatttatcatatggtcctcttaatatatattcatattcCTGTTCTTTGCTTTCACAATATATTAAAGCcttaaatatatcaacACAACAGtttaaaattaatgaaATGAAGAATcaagtaaaaaataaaaattcaCAAAGTTGTTCCTATCTTGAAAGTGATGATAATAGTTCTTTGATAAATGAAAATTCGAACGTGGATAGttattcaaatataaatgacAATGAAACGAATACAAGCATATCTCATAAcaataatagtaataataatattaatagtaataataatagtaataattacagtaatattaataataatagtaataataatagtaataataatattaatattaataataatagtaataataatattaataataatagtaataataataataatattaataagaGCTGCAGTTCTTCTACTGTTGcaagaaaaaatatatctgatgagaatattttttattcttgTGAATTGAATGATGCTGCATggaagaaaaatataaataaaaatgacAGTTTATCGAATCATGAAATGGAATATATGAAGGGAAGTACAGATTCGTTAGTAAAAAACGAGGTCTGTCTAAATTCGGAGCATGATAATGACAGTAACCATAACAACAccaacaataatattaataataataataataataatagcAATTTTGTGTAttacaataataatgtgcattttaataatagtaataacACATGTGTTGCTGTTTATAATGATTCTAGTCATAATATTAACACAATCgatcatataaaaaattgtaaagataataataatgtaagTAACACTTTGCCCTTAACTATCAGAAATtgtaagaaaaaaaaattacttatatcaaatttttttccttatccattaaataatatggaaTTATTCATAAGCAAAAATAACGTAGGCACAAGAAATGTAAATGATCAAGATGATATGATTACTTTAATTTATGAAATGCttcaaatgaaaaataaagatacttatcattttaatgattttttgaaatggtataaaataaatataggCAAATTATACACCTCAGAACAAGTACTTaaatattgttataattgtataaaatatagccattttattaatattgatatatattatataaaagaaaaatataaagaaataaaaagaaaatattattcttatgatgattatttaaaaaatatgtttaattatgtaaaagataattttgatcaaataaaaaaaaggaaatgTCCATTTAATACTTTTTTTGTTGGAGAATTAAATCTGGATAATTTGTTAAATATGAGTATTCTAGATATTTTAGAAAATTCATTTAaagtattttttatttcatatcTTGATTCTATATTGAATTCTAAGTTAATATATGTAAGAAAAATACAAGATGTATTAGCTAAAATgtttcatataataaaaaagttccatagaaaaaagaaaaaaaaagataataaatttttgAAATCTTTAATGGCAGctaataataaatgtacCAATTCACAATTAGGAAACTCAaaaattaatgataatattatcaataaTGATTTGTTTATGAATTTTAGGGAGGgcaataataatatatatatatgtccTATGAAGGATTATTttaagaataaatataagaGTAATGATGATagtaatattaatgatgatggtaataataatgataataataataatgatgatagtaataataatgataattgtaataataaagatgatagtaataataatgatgatagtaataataatgatgatagtaataataataataataatataatttataataatacacaGGATAGACATCCATTTAATAAAGGAGAAGAAAATTGCCCAGAACATAAATGCACAAGCGaattaaacaaaaaagaatattttcATAGTTGGAAAAAAAGTATACACACATTGAAAAACAATTCAGAAAAAAATAGCAGTGATGATAATAACATAGATATAAATTCAAATGAACGACGTTCAAAATATAGTCATAgttttaatattaataaagaagaaaattattttaaaaaattttgtgTTAATCCAGaaagaaaacaaaaaaaaattccATATACTGATATGAACTTTTCAACAGCtattaagaaaatatacaaaagAAGATATCAAATgatttttaataaaaaattattttacTTATTTCAAAAATGTGAAGAGTTATTTAATAAAGGAATATGGTTATTTAAGatatttaataatactttaaatgaaaagaaaatatttaaaattattaatatgatcCTTGAATcagaagaaaaagaaatacttataaaaccaaaatatgaaaaatatttttacaactttattaaaaatgtaagtctaaatgataataaaaatatatatgataaaaaattgAATAATGCTTCGAAATTTCAAAGATTAAATAAAACTATATCAGCAAGAAATTTTCATAGAACTATGAAAAGTAAAcataataaagatattataaataatgatgcATATCATCCAAATTTTGCAACTTCtttaaaaagtaaaaaaaatgaaacCATGTTATTATCTTCTCAATCAAAtcaagaaaataatatgcTTAATAAGGATAAGTTATCACTTCTATTAcattcaaataataaaaagcAAAATATTCAAGAATGTATTATAGATTATGTCgattataattttcataGTCAAATGTATAACAGTCCAACAAGAATGTATTGTAGTGTTAACCAAATGGACACAACCgtttcttttattaaaacaccctcttttttgtaa
- a CDS encoding putative ubiquinol-cytochrome c reductase hinge protein, producing the protein MSYPYYTEFFVRYPKFQERDEKERTVDPRIELEKKCAVKCVRPVNEYQSCVSRVKARTDNKGNCLGQYEQLYICIDHCVAKDLFNYLA; encoded by the coding sequence aTGTCCTATCCATACTATACAGAATTTTTTGTTCGATATCCAAAATTTCAAGAAAGGGATGAAAAAGAACGAACTGTTGATCCAAGAATAGAATTAGAGAAAAAATGTGCAGTCAAATGTGTAAGACCAGTAAATGAATATCAAAGTTGTGTTAGTAGAGTGAAAGCAAGAACAGATAATAAGGGAAATTGTTTGGGTCAATATGAACAACTGTATATTTGTATTGATCATTGTGTGGCGAAGGATTTGTTTAATTATTTAGCTTAG
- a CDS encoding hypothetical protein (conserved Plasmodium protein, unknown function) has protein sequence MVLSFKFITQNKFWFFIYFIFYINGIHYYQSVYKYKEHVKNIPVVAFNPKSVLLNNKINERKKNLYIYNIKYNNCCYFTITGVINGFPKRISKNYLISKKREKEIILNNFGYKKNFFFLPLLKINDKCDKNDGHRNEYFCPLSKIRNVYKFKKRGINFLENNNDKQNIEEEEEEEKKKKKKLIEKKKELFLNDNIEKKYLSIDYIDEKNETSDILLKIHIKSKLREYYYDLCVKEYKEKKLLENKYEYSYLNDVPINNLINYIDKNEYMKIFLKYVNDDIIKVYKNIKGLHLIGSPRLLNNVDHLCITKFDDILLKFSIDKYPTIIFQKPYINLDIVVKIPPYEKGTAFKEFLKTLENKNDVIEETDENHKVEWNNDVQVNVSRGWVYNFSNVYYDEYCKMDHTQNGHTPSDGMENNEKVEKKENKQESSQKLSKLEKERKQTQNLNEQDKKETQSLNANEEEIIISNYEKNFSQNNKINNMIDIDKDEENFINNSDNYMEQNSTNDDNDENLFNDSYENKSYYEFLRNADFTNYFRQGYQLPNDIISMNNETISVKENFNPLGFNESLLGMGKNEQKNITVYIPVNLFKEYFQKEQEGFEKRKKKKEEDYDKKIINLKEIDKDSITKFREIIYTEIKKLKNNRFLQKIENILKGNENKFVDRDTLEKSLKKNENEQDQINDDNKDGQLDGQLDEQLDGQLDEQLDGQTKSDINSNDYFYFKNNEQSIDSILSDNNITYDQEEDDIKEVEERDVKESAKDELNKIEEETKEDDVEGQSEEIHFNKNFDKYLKELLKDDINSLDEKLYNKKEDKTKELFQNLYDFNEEYSKDEDININENKDSNLDENLHDYILGESDLIKCVLEIQVLDIKIRKKGKEDVTDYVLKKYNKTMDELYEDIESRAMKDIQSKCVQERRMEAYKKLMEITSLNIPMTLFHAQGKRLYNSYLNKMKMKNDENKENKILCYEEYIKRSEKEIYDQIKFSFIVKSIFQNSKLQLNYEEIIKDVIKTLIKTPTNNIKSLIKRIYTIHQAQYVLDFVSLNSNISFHTDDKSTVNFSVSFKKGSEYSKDDFVNQDEQLTYTTNNHITNDNKKMDHNNKLTSNINSLEQNDVKIKQDKNIHILNNNENTKEENKIFHFKDESNFVVEKKKENNENIQYEYFTFKKGANYTKYFQDNNVHNNHKK, from the coding sequence ATGGTTTTAAGTTTTAAATTTATCACTCAGAATAAATTTTggttttttatttattttattttttatattaacGGAATACATTACTATCAATCAgtttataaatataaggAACATGTTAAGAACATACCAGTTGTTGCCTTTAATCCTAAAAGtgtattattaaataataaaataaatgaaagaaaaaaaaatttatatatatataatataaaatataacaattGTTGTTATTTTACTATAACTGGTGTAATAAATGGTTTTCCCAAAAGAATTTCCaagaattatttaatttctaaaaaaagggaaaaagaaattatccttaataattttggatataaaaaaaactttttttttcttcctttattaaaaataaatgataagTGTGACAAAAATGATGGTCATAGGaatgaatatttttgtCCTTTATCCAAAATAAGgaatgtatataaatttaaaaaacGTGGTATTAATTTCcttgaaaataataatgataaacaaaatatagaagaagaagaagaagaagaaaaaaaaaaaaaaaaaaagttgatagaaaagaaaaaagaattatttttgaatgataatattgaaaagaaatatttatcaattgattatattgatgaaaaaaatgaaactAGTGacattttattaaaaatacatataaaaagtaaattgagagaatattattatgatttatgtgtaaaggaatataaagaaaagaaacttttggaaaataaatatgaatattcCTATTTAAATGATGTACCgattaataatttaataaattatatagataaaaatgaatatatgaaaattttcttaaaatatgttaatgatgatattatcaaagtttataaaaatataaaaggTTTACATTTAATAGGATCTCCTAgattattaaataatgttGATCATTTGTGTATAACTAAATTTGATgatattcttttaaaattttctaTTGATAAATATCCAACCattatatttcaaaaaCCTTATATTAATTTAGATATAGTAGTAAAAATTCCACCATATGAAAAAGGTACAGCTTTTAAAGAATTCTTAAAAACTCTCGAAAACAAAAATGATGTTATAGAAGAAACGGATGAAAACCACAAGGTTGAGTGGAATAATGATGTTCAAGTAAATGTGTCAAGAGGATGGGTATATAATTTTAGTAATGTATATTATGATGAATATTGTAAAATGGATCATACACAAAATGGGCATACACCTTCTGATGGAATGGAAAATAACGAAAAagtagaaaaaaaagagaacAAACAAGAAAGCTCACAAAAATTAAGCAAATTAGAAAAAGAAAGGAAACAAACAcaaaatttaaatgaacaagataaaaaagaaacacAAAGTTTAAATGcaaatgaagaagaaattattattagtaattatgaaaagaatttttcacaaaataataaaattaacaACATGATCGATATAGATAAAGATGAAGAAAACTTTATCAATAATTCAGATAATTATATGGAACAGAATTCAAcaaatgatgataatgatgaaaatttatttaatgattcttatgaaaataaaagttATTATGAATTTTTGAGAAATGCAGATTTTACAAATTATTTTAGACAAGGATATCAATTACctaatgatattatttcaATGAATAATGAAACTATATCagtaaaagaaaatttCAATCCTTTAGGATTTAATGAATCTTTATTAGGTATGGGtaaaaatgaacaaaaaaatattactGTATATATACCtgttaatttatttaaagaGTACTTTCAAAAAGAACAAGAGGGATTtgaaaaaaggaaaaagaaaaaagaagaagattatgataaaaaaattattaatcTAAAAGAAATAGATAAGGATAGTATCACGAAATTTAGAGAAATTATCTATACggaaattaaaaaattgaaaaataatcgatttttacaaaaaattgaaaatatCCTAAAAGgtaatgaaaataaatttgttGATAGAGATACGCTAGAAAAGTCTTTGAAAAAGAACGAAAACGAACAAGATCAGattaatgatgataataaagatGGACAATTAGATGGACAATTAGATGAACAATTAGATGGACAATTAGATGAACAATTAGATGGACAAACAAAAAGTGACATTAATAGTAACgattatttttactttaaaaataatgaacaAAGCATCGATTCAATTTTaagtgataataatattacttATGATCAAGAAGAAGATGATATAAAGGAAGTTGAAGAAAGAGATGTAAAAGAAAGTGCAAAGGATGAGCTAAATAAAATAGAGGAAGAAACTAAAGAAGATGATGTAGAGGGACAAAGTGAAGaaattcattttaataaaaactttgataaatatttaaaagaattattaaaagatgATATAAATTCACTGGATGAAAAACTATACAATAAAAAAGAGGATAAAACAAAAGAACTTTTtcaaaatttatatgattttaatgaagaatatagcaaagatgaagatataaatataaatgaaaataaagattCTAATTTGGATGAAAATTTACATGATTATATACTAGGAGAAAGtgatttaataaaatgtgTTTTAGAAATACAAGTAttagatataaaaataaggaAAAAAGGAAAGGAAGATGTAACAGATTATgttttgaaaaaatataataaaacaatgGATGAATTATATGAAGATATTGAAAGTAGAGCTATGAAAGATATTCAGAGTAAATGTGTTCAAGAAAGAAGAATGGAAGCTTATAAAAAGTTAATGGAAATAACATCTTTAAATATACCTATGACCTTATTTCATGCACAAGGAAAACGTTTATATAATAGTTATTTgaataaaatgaaaatgaagaacgatgaaaataaagaaaataaaattttatgttatgaagaatatataaaaagatcagaaaaagaaatatatgatcaaataaaattttcttttatagTAAAATCTATATTTCAAAATTCTAAGTTACAATTAAATTatgaagaaataataaaagatgttataaaaacattaattaaaacaccaacaaataatataaaatctttaataaaaagaatttataCTATACACCAAGCACAATATGTATTAGATTTTGTCTCTTTAAATTcaaatatttcttttcataCAGATGATAAATCAACTGTGAATTTTTCAGTCAGTTTTAAAAAAGGATCAGAATATTCAAAAGATGATTTTGTAAATCAAGATGAACAATTAACTTATACTACTAATAACCATATtacaaatgataataagaaaatggatcataataataaactTACAAGTAATATTAATTCATTAGAACAAAACgatgtaaaaataaaacaagataaaaatattcatattttaaataataacgAAAACAcaaaagaagaaaataaaatttttcatttcaAAGATGAATCAAATTTTGTAGttgaaaagaaaaaagaaaataatgaaaatattcaatacgaatattttacttttaaaaaaggTGCCaattatacaaaatattttcaagATAATAATGTACATAAcaatcataaaaaataa